From Pagrus major chromosome 2, Pma_NU_1.0, one genomic window encodes:
- the p2ry1 gene encoding P2Y purinoceptor 1, translated as MTTDLNLTSLLNVTDLHNHTRGCSLTKTGFQFYYLPTVYIMVFITGLVGNSLAIWMFVCHMRPWSSISVYMFNLALADFCYVLSLPFLIFYYFNKTDWIFGDVLCRLQRFIFHVNLYGSILFLTCISVHRYTGVVHPLKSLGRLKKKNAVITSALVWAVVVIGISPILYYSRTGSKRNATTCYDTTTEDELPGYFIYSMTLTVFGFCIPFIIIFCCYGMIVKALIYNDMNNAPLRQKSIHLVIIVLAVFAVSYLPFHVMKNLNMRARLYFQSPDMCEFNNRVYATYQVTRGLASLNSCVDPILYFLAGDTFRRKLSRATKKPSRKGDHVLQSKSEETALNSLAEYVENGDRRL; from the coding sequence ATGACCACAGACCTGAACTTGACCTCCCTCCTGAATGTCACCGATCTCCACAACCACACGCGAGGATGCTCCCTCACCAAGACGGGCTTCCAGTTCTACTACCTGCCCACCGTGTACATCATGGTCTTCATCACGGGGCTGGTGGGCAACAGCCTGGCCATCTGGATGTTCGTGTGCCACATGAGACCCTGGAGCAGCATCTCCGTCTACATGTTCAACCTGGCCCTGGCTGACTTCTGCTACGTCCTCTCGCTGCCCTTCCTCATCTTCTACTACTTCAACAAGACCGACTGGATATTCGGGGACGTGCTGTGCCGCCTGCAGCGCTTCATATTCCATGTGAACCTCTACGGGAGTATCCTGTTTCTGACCTGCATCAGCGTGCACAGGTACACCGGGGTGGTGCACCCGCTCAAGTCTCTGGGCCggctgaagaagaaaaacgcAGTCATCACCAGCGCTTTGGTGTGGGCAGTGGTTGTTATAGGCATCTCCCCCATCCTGTATTACTCCAGGACGGGCTCCAAGCGTAACGCGACCACTTGCTACGACACCACCACCGAGGATGAGCTCCCTGGTTACTTCATCTACAGCATGACTCTGACCGTGTTCGGCTTCTGCATCCCGTTCATCATCATATTCTGCTGCTACGGCATGATCGTCAAAGCGTTGATCTACAACGACATGAACAACGCGCCCCTGCGGCAGAAATCCATCCACCTGGTCATCATCGTGCTGGCGGTCTTCGCCGTCTCCTACCTGCCCTTCCACGTGATGAAGAACCTGAACATGAGGGCCAGGCTGTACTTCCAGAGCCCCGACATGTGCGAGTTCAACAACCGCGTCTACGCCACCTACCAGGTGACGCGGGGGCTGGCGAGCCTCAACAGCTGCGTGGATCCTATTCTTTACTTCCTGGCCGGAGACACGTTCAGGAGGAAGCTGTCGCGGGCCACTAAGAAACCCTCGAGGAAGGGCGACCACGTTCTTCAGTCCAAGAGCGAGGAGACGGCTCTAAACAGCCTGGCTGAGTATGTGGAGAACGGCGACCGCAGGCTGTGA